One window of Equus quagga isolate Etosha38 chromosome 4, UCLA_HA_Equagga_1.0, whole genome shotgun sequence genomic DNA carries:
- the TNFSF10 gene encoding tumor necrosis factor ligand superfamily member 10 isoform X2: MAMMQASGGPSPGQTCVLILIFTVLLQALCVAVTYLYFTNELKQMQIKYSKSGIACFLKEDDSDWDPNDEESMNSPCWQVKWQLRQFVRKMILRTYEESIPTTSEKRQNIPPLVRERGLQRVAAHITGTSRRRSTVSIPRSKNEKALGQKINAWETSRKGHSFLNNLHLRNGELVIHQTGFYYIYSQTYFRFQEPEEILGTVATEENRRKNKQMVQYIYKSTDYPDPILLMKSARNSCWSKDSEYGLYSIYQGGIFELKENDRIFVSVTNEQLIDMDQEASFFGAFLIG; encoded by the exons ATGGCCATGATGCAGGCATCAGGGGGTCCCAGCCCCGGGCAGACTTGCGTGCTGATCCTGATCTTCACAGTGCTCCTGCAGGCGCTCTGTGTGGCTGTGACTTATTTGTACTTCACCAACGAGCTGAAGCAG ATGCAGATCAAATACTCCAAAAGTGGCATTGCCTGTTTCTTAAAGGAAGATGACAGCGATTGGGACCCAAATGACGAAGAGAGTATGAACAGCCCCTGCTGGCAAGTCAAGTGGCAGCTGCGTCAGTTTGTTAGAAAG ATGATTTTGAGAACCTATGAGGAATCCATTCCTACAACTTCag AAAAGCGACAAAATATTCCTCCCTTAGTAAGAGAAAGAGGTCTTCAGAGAGTAGCAGCTCACATAACTGGGACCAGTCGGAGAAGAAGCACAGTCTCAATTCCAC GCTCCAAGAATGAAAAAGCACTGGGCCAGAAAATAAACGCCTGGGAGACATCAAGAAAAGGACATTCGTTCTTGAATAATTTACACTTGAGGAATGGAGAGCTGGTTATCCATCAAACAGGGTTTTATTACATCTATTCCCAAACATACTTTCGATTTCAGGAACCTGAGGAAATTTTGGGAACAGTTGCAACAgaagagaacagaaggaaaaataaacaaatggtacaaTATATTTACAAAAGCACAGACTATCCTGACCCTATACTGCTGATGAAAAGTGCTAGAAATAGTTGTTGGTCTAAAGATTCAGAATACGGACTCTATTCCATCTATCAAGGTGGAATATTTGAGCTTaaggaaaatgacagaatttttGTCTCTGTAACTAATGAGCAATTGATTGACATGGACCAAGAAGCCAGTTTCTTCGGGGCCTTTTTAATCGGCTAA
- the TNFSF10 gene encoding tumor necrosis factor ligand superfamily member 10 isoform X1, translating into MARGSEGHFAAGWLTHTLSFVVWYPTIPNCLLLFKGQRTARELSFQAISLFKMQIKYSKSGIACFLKEDDSDWDPNDEESMNSPCWQVKWQLRQFVRKMILRTYEESIPTTSEKRQNIPPLVRERGLQRVAAHITGTSRRRSTVSIPRSKNEKALGQKINAWETSRKGHSFLNNLHLRNGELVIHQTGFYYIYSQTYFRFQEPEEILGTVATEENRRKNKQMVQYIYKSTDYPDPILLMKSARNSCWSKDSEYGLYSIYQGGIFELKENDRIFVSVTNEQLIDMDQEASFFGAFLIG; encoded by the exons ATGGCAAGGGGCAGTGAGGGGCATTTTGCCGCAGGATGGCTAACCCACACCTTATCCTTTGTAGTATGGTATCCTACCATACCCAACTGCTTACTTTTATTCAAAGGACAAAGGACAGCGCGTGAACTTTCATTTCAAGCTATAAGCTTATTCAAG ATGCAGATCAAATACTCCAAAAGTGGCATTGCCTGTTTCTTAAAGGAAGATGACAGCGATTGGGACCCAAATGACGAAGAGAGTATGAACAGCCCCTGCTGGCAAGTCAAGTGGCAGCTGCGTCAGTTTGTTAGAAAG ATGATTTTGAGAACCTATGAGGAATCCATTCCTACAACTTCag AAAAGCGACAAAATATTCCTCCCTTAGTAAGAGAAAGAGGTCTTCAGAGAGTAGCAGCTCACATAACTGGGACCAGTCGGAGAAGAAGCACAGTCTCAATTCCAC GCTCCAAGAATGAAAAAGCACTGGGCCAGAAAATAAACGCCTGGGAGACATCAAGAAAAGGACATTCGTTCTTGAATAATTTACACTTGAGGAATGGAGAGCTGGTTATCCATCAAACAGGGTTTTATTACATCTATTCCCAAACATACTTTCGATTTCAGGAACCTGAGGAAATTTTGGGAACAGTTGCAACAgaagagaacagaaggaaaaataaacaaatggtacaaTATATTTACAAAAGCACAGACTATCCTGACCCTATACTGCTGATGAAAAGTGCTAGAAATAGTTGTTGGTCTAAAGATTCAGAATACGGACTCTATTCCATCTATCAAGGTGGAATATTTGAGCTTaaggaaaatgacagaatttttGTCTCTGTAACTAATGAGCAATTGATTGACATGGACCAAGAAGCCAGTTTCTTCGGGGCCTTTTTAATCGGCTAA